In one window of Duganella dendranthematis DNA:
- a CDS encoding CoA-acylating methylmalonate-semialdehyde dehydrogenase: MDTITHFINGVTVDTQSGRHADVFNPALGEPVARVALGTAEEVDAAVRAAEQAFPSWSATPPLTRARVLFKYLQLCQQHVDEFAAMITREHGKTFEDAKGEVARGIEMVEFAVGIPQMLKGEFTDQISRGIDAWSMRQALGVVAGITPFNFPVMVPMWMFPVALACGNTFILKPSERDPSASLLHARLLKEAGLPDGVFNVVQGDKVTVDALLDHPVVQAISFVGSTPIAEYIYSRGCAAGKRVQALGGAKNHMVVMPDADMEMTVDALMGAAFGSAGERCMAISVVVAVGDAGDKIVDALAKRTAALKVRDGMASDAEMGPVVSSAAKQRIERLIGEGVEQGAKLVVDGRDHKVVGRENGFFIGGTLFDHVTPDMTIYKEEIFGPVLCMLRAPDVGTAVELINRNEYGNGVAIYTRDGGVAREFVRQIQVGMVGVNVPLPVPMAFNSFGGWKRSLFGDHHAYGPEGVRFYTRHKAVMQRWPNTASAGAEFAFPQMK; the protein is encoded by the coding sequence ATGGATACCATCACCCATTTCATCAACGGCGTTACCGTCGATACGCAAAGCGGCCGCCACGCAGACGTGTTCAATCCCGCATTGGGCGAACCGGTAGCCAGGGTGGCGCTGGGCACGGCGGAAGAAGTTGACGCCGCCGTTCGCGCCGCCGAGCAGGCATTTCCTTCGTGGTCCGCCACGCCACCGCTGACGCGCGCGCGGGTGCTGTTCAAGTACCTGCAACTGTGCCAGCAGCATGTGGACGAATTCGCGGCGATGATCACGCGCGAGCATGGCAAGACCTTTGAGGATGCAAAGGGCGAAGTGGCGCGTGGTATCGAGATGGTGGAGTTTGCGGTCGGCATTCCGCAGATGCTGAAGGGTGAATTCACCGACCAGATTTCACGCGGCATCGATGCGTGGTCGATGCGCCAGGCGTTGGGTGTGGTGGCGGGCATTACACCTTTTAACTTCCCGGTGATGGTGCCGATGTGGATGTTCCCGGTGGCGCTGGCTTGCGGGAACACCTTTATTCTCAAGCCTTCCGAGCGCGATCCATCGGCATCGCTGCTGCATGCGCGCTTGCTGAAGGAAGCCGGTTTGCCGGATGGCGTATTCAATGTGGTGCAGGGCGATAAGGTCACCGTCGATGCGCTGCTCGATCATCCTGTGGTGCAGGCAATCAGCTTTGTCGGCTCGACGCCGATTGCGGAATACATCTACTCGCGCGGCTGCGCTGCGGGCAAGCGCGTGCAGGCTTTGGGTGGCGCAAAGAACCATATGGTGGTAATGCCGGATGCGGATATGGAGATGACGGTGGATGCGCTGATGGGCGCCGCCTTCGGCTCGGCCGGCGAACGCTGTATGGCGATTTCCGTGGTGGTCGCCGTCGGCGATGCGGGCGACAAGATTGTCGATGCACTGGCAAAGCGCACCGCTGCACTGAAAGTGCGCGACGGCATGGCGTCGGATGCCGAAATGGGGCCGGTAGTCAGCAGCGCCGCTAAGCAGCGTATAGAGCGCTTGATTGGGGAGGGCGTCGAGCAAGGCGCCAAATTGGTGGTCGATGGACGCGATCACAAAGTGGTCGGGCGCGAGAACGGCTTCTTCATCGGCGGCACCTTGTTCGATCACGTTACGCCGGATATGACGATTTACAAGGAAGAGATTTTCGGCCCGGTGCTGTGCATGCTGCGCGCGCCGGATGTCGGCACGGCGGTAGAGCTGATCAATCGCAATGAGTATGGTAACGGCGTGGCGATCTACACGCGTGACGGCGGTGTGGCACGCGAATTCGTGCGGCAGATTCAGGTCGGCATGGTGGGCGTGAATGTACCGCTGCCGGTGCCGATGGCGTTCAATAGTTTTGGCGGCTGGAAGCGCAGTCTGTTCGGCGATCATCATGCCTATGGTCCGGAAGGCGTGCGCTTCTACACGCGCCACAAAGCGGTGATGCAGCGTTGGCCAAATACCGCCAGCGCTGGCGCGGAATTTGCATTCCCACAGATGAAATAA
- a CDS encoding NAD(P)-dependent oxidoreductase produces the protein MIESISYLPTSKEANESLAKHFTDLAPALTARQAAIEASRCLYCYDAPCTRICPSEIDVASFIRNIHDENINGAAVGILKQNILGGSCSRVCPTEILCEDACVRNHDAEGQPVKIGLLQRYAIDNMQLEEHPFKRFAATGKKIAVVGAGPAGLSCAHRLAMLGNDVVVYEAREKSGGLNEYGIAKYKLTDNFAQKEVDFLLEIGGITIKHGQALGVNVQLRDLHASYDAVFLGLGLGASKQMGLTGEDAPGLLAAVDYIAELRQSDDLSKLPVPSRAIVIGAGNTAIDMAVQIQRLGADEVTLVYRRGFEAMSATEHEQHIAKENQVRMRTWAQPQQVLLDDAGRVRGMRFEKTAVVNGRLAGTGETFEIAADAIFKAIGQSMDEASISDPLATTLKRDGDKIYVDDQFRTVLPGIYAGGDCVAPGQDLTVQAVQHGKLAAHAIHQDINGLKEAA, from the coding sequence ATGATCGAATCGATTAGCTATCTGCCGACATCGAAGGAAGCCAATGAATCATTGGCTAAACACTTCACCGACCTGGCTCCGGCGCTGACTGCGCGGCAGGCTGCGATTGAAGCATCGCGCTGCCTGTATTGCTACGATGCTCCATGCACGCGCATCTGCCCATCGGAGATCGATGTCGCCAGTTTTATCCGTAACATCCACGATGAGAATATCAACGGCGCCGCCGTCGGCATCCTCAAACAGAACATCCTCGGCGGCAGCTGCTCGCGCGTCTGTCCGACCGAAATCCTGTGCGAAGACGCCTGCGTGCGCAATCACGATGCGGAAGGGCAGCCGGTGAAAATCGGCCTGCTGCAACGCTACGCCATCGACAATATGCAGCTGGAAGAGCATCCGTTCAAGCGCTTCGCCGCCACCGGCAAAAAGATCGCCGTGGTGGGTGCTGGTCCTGCCGGCTTGTCGTGCGCGCACCGGCTGGCGATGCTGGGCAATGATGTGGTGGTCTACGAGGCACGCGAAAAATCCGGCGGGCTCAATGAATACGGCATCGCCAAGTACAAGCTGACCGATAACTTCGCGCAGAAGGAAGTCGATTTCCTGTTGGAGATCGGCGGCATCACCATCAAGCATGGGCAGGCGCTGGGCGTCAATGTGCAACTGCGCGATCTGCATGCTAGTTACGATGCGGTGTTCCTCGGCCTGGGCCTCGGCGCCAGCAAGCAAATGGGCCTGACCGGAGAGGATGCGCCTGGCCTGCTTGCTGCCGTCGATTACATCGCCGAGCTGCGGCAGTCCGATGACCTGAGCAAGCTGCCGGTGCCATCGCGCGCCATCGTCATCGGCGCCGGTAACACGGCGATCGATATGGCGGTGCAGATTCAACGCCTCGGCGCCGATGAAGTGACGCTGGTCTATCGTCGCGGCTTCGAGGCGATGAGCGCCACTGAGCACGAACAGCATATCGCGAAAGAGAATCAAGTCCGCATGCGTACCTGGGCGCAGCCGCAGCAGGTGCTGCTGGATGATGCCGGCCGCGTGCGCGGCATGCGCTTCGAGAAAACGGCGGTGGTGAATGGCCGCCTGGCCGGCACCGGCGAAACGTTCGAGATTGCGGCTGACGCCATCTTCAAGGCCATTGGACAGAGCATGGATGAAGCCAGCATCAGCGATCCGCTGGCGACAACGCTGAAGCGCGATGGCGACAAGATTTATGTCGACGACCAGTTCCGCACCGTCCTGCCGGGTATATACGCCGGCGGTGACTGCGTGGCGCCGGGGCAGGATCTGACGGTGCAGGCGGTCCAACACGGCAAGCTGGCGGCGCACGCCATCCATCAAGACATCAACGGTTTGAAAGAGGCTGCATAA
- the preA gene encoding NAD-dependent dihydropyrimidine dehydrogenase subunit PreA: MADLSIEFCGIKSINPFWLASAPPTDKAYNVVRAFEAGWGGVVWKTLGEDPAAVNVSSRYSAHYGKNREVLGFNNIELITDRSLALNLEEITQVKKDWPDRVIIVSLMLPCEERLWADILPLVEATGADGIELNFGCPHGMPERGMGAAVGQVPEYVEMVTRWCKQNTRLPVIVKLTPNITDVRAPARAAKAGGADAVSLINTINSITHLDLDQMVAFPIVGGASTHGGYCGSAVKPIALNMVAEIARDPQTAGLPISGIGGIGNWRDAAEFMALGSGCVQVCTAAMLHGFRIVEEMKDGLSRWMDQKGYKSIADFVGKAVPNTTDWKYLNMNYQVIAQINQDDCIKCGRCYVACEDTSHQSINQLIDAVTGVRTYEVNKQECVGCNLCEITCPVQGCITMVPQDTGKPYMNWTQDPRNPRAEKVVEAA, from the coding sequence ATGGCTGACCTGAGCATAGAATTCTGCGGCATCAAATCCATCAATCCGTTCTGGCTGGCCTCCGCGCCGCCAACTGACAAGGCTTACAACGTGGTGCGCGCATTTGAAGCGGGATGGGGCGGCGTGGTGTGGAAAACGCTCGGTGAAGATCCGGCGGCCGTCAACGTGTCGTCGCGCTACTCGGCGCATTACGGCAAGAACCGCGAAGTCCTCGGCTTTAACAACATCGAGCTGATTACCGACCGTTCGCTGGCGCTGAACCTGGAAGAGATTACGCAGGTGAAGAAGGACTGGCCGGACCGCGTCATCATCGTGTCGCTGATGCTGCCTTGTGAGGAACGCCTGTGGGCTGACATCCTGCCGCTGGTGGAAGCTACCGGCGCCGATGGCATCGAACTGAATTTCGGCTGCCCGCACGGCATGCCGGAGCGCGGCATGGGAGCGGCGGTGGGCCAGGTGCCGGAGTACGTGGAGATGGTCACGCGCTGGTGCAAGCAAAATACCAGGCTGCCGGTGATCGTCAAGCTGACGCCGAACATCACCGACGTCCGGGCACCGGCGCGCGCGGCCAAAGCCGGTGGCGCCGATGCGGTTTCGCTGATCAACACGATCAACTCGATCACGCATCTTGACCTCGATCAGATGGTGGCGTTTCCGATTGTCGGCGGCGCCAGCACGCACGGCGGTTACTGCGGTTCTGCGGTGAAGCCGATTGCGCTGAATATGGTTGCCGAGATTGCGCGCGATCCGCAGACGGCGGGCCTGCCGATTTCCGGCATCGGCGGCATTGGCAACTGGCGCGATGCGGCGGAGTTCATGGCGCTGGGGTCGGGCTGCGTGCAGGTGTGCACGGCGGCGATGCTGCATGGCTTCCGTATCGTTGAAGAGATGAAGGACGGCTTGTCGCGCTGGATGGATCAGAAGGGCTACAAGAGCATCGCTGATTTCGTTGGCAAGGCGGTGCCTAATACCACGGACTGGAAATACCTGAACATGAATTATCAGGTGATCGCGCAGATCAACCAGGACGATTGCATCAAATGCGGCCGCTGTTACGTGGCGTGCGAAGATACGTCGCACCAGTCGATCAATCAGCTGATCGATGCGGTGACTGGCGTGCGCACGTATGAAGTAAACAAACAGGAGTGCGTTGGGTGTAATCTGTGCGAGATCACCTGTCCGGTGCAGGGTTGCATCACGATGGTGCCGCAGGATACCGGCAAGCCATACATGAATTGGACGCAGGACCCTCGCAATCCGCGCGCGGAAAAGGTTGTAGAAGCTGCGTAA